A region of Vespula vulgaris chromosome 1, iyVesVulg1.1, whole genome shotgun sequence DNA encodes the following proteins:
- the LOC127062956 gene encoding serine-rich adhesin for platelets-like isoform X13: MWRIICLITTFLTFGYGFSDPSDNTSEAFPLEYELEIQDSYTFHLFKCEEVGNFPHPLNCKLFYECSLYKHGRYRRFLRKCKIGFVFSTNLGKCTYPQESGRPECSGKGILTTPSRPTKHPSSKITKVPTHRTTTRKNKTHLKTTILPTLPPKIECLAEGFMAHPTDCAKYYVCISRINNTFQVFEMKCKLGTIWDREKEICSHRWKVRNPRCGPYITDEPTTRSTEDVTKATQHSTHKLITEILTSTSIQQTTGLTTGTVTQTSAHSVSTEATVTIPPSSTDARTDKSTEPVTQTTELTPKSMTETITHSSVKPSTILPTSPSTKVITETRSPSSAESSTDLLVGTSTESLTETADVSTSTPVTQKGSSSSEKSSTDRASSTKIDPSSVEPSTKSLTSTSTPVGTLTAKSSTLTTVTEAVTSSSIKPATDLLVGTSTESVTGTSGLSTSTQENETVRPSSVEPSTDLLTSTSTPAGTVTVEHSTLPPVTQTVTSSSDKSSTDLLVGTTTESVSKTSGLSTSTSENETVRPSSIEPSTDLLTSTNVPPSTVTAEHTTRTSEKETTEHTTVDPSTKIIVVTSTIIVTENPQHPTNTTENETVSPSSVEPSTDLLTSTSTPRGSVTVEHSTLPPVTQTVTSSSVKSSTDLPVGPTTETITETTGLSSSTPESETVRPSSREPSTELSTSTNTPRGTVTVEHSTLPPVTQTVTSSSAATSTDLTVGPTTETITKTTGLSSSTPESETVRPSSREPSTELSTSTNTPRGTVTVEHSTLPQVTQTATSSSVKSSTDLLVGTTTESVTGTTGLSSSTSEKETVRSSSVEPSTDLLTSTSTPRGSVTVEHSTLPPVTQTVTSSSVKSSTDLPVGPTTETITETTGLSSSTPESETVRPSSREPSTELSTSTNTPRGTVTVEHSTLPPVTQTVTSSSVKSSTDLLVGTTTESVTGTTGLSSSTSEKETVRPSSVEPSTDLLTSTSTPRGTVTVEHSTLPPVTQTVTSSSVKSSTDLPVGPTTETITETTGLSSSTPESETVRPSSREPSTELSTSTNTPRGTVTVEHSTLPQVTQTATSSSVKSSTDLLVGTTTESVTGTTGLSSSTSEKETVRPSSVEPSTNLLTSTSTPRGPVTVEHSTLPPVTQTATSSSVKSSTDLLVGTTTESDTGTSVLPTSTTENETVRSSSIEPSTDLLTSTNVPPSTVTAEHTTRTSERETTEHSTVDPSTEIIVVTSTIIVTENPQRPTNTARNETVSPSSVEPSTDLLTSTNTPTGTVTVEHSTLPPVTETATSSSFKSSTDLTVGPTTESVTGTTGLSSSTSEKETVRPSSVEPSTNLLTSTSTSAGTVTVEHSTLPPVTQTATSSSLKPATDLLVGTTTESVTETSGLSRSTPENETVRPSSLEPSTELLTSTSTPRDTVTVEHSTLPPVTQTVTSSSAATSTDLTVGPTTESVTGTTGLSSSTSEKETVRPSSVEPSTNLLTSTSTSAGTVTVEHSTLPPVTQTATSSSLKPATDLLVGTTTESVTETSGLSRSTPENETVRPSSLEPSTELLTSTSTPRDTVTVEHSTLPPVTQTVTSSSAATSTDLTVGPTTESVTGTTGLSSSTSEKETVRPSSVEPSTNLLTSTSTSAGTVTVEHSTLPSVTQTATSSSLKPATDLLVGTTTESVTETSGLSRSTPENETVRPSSLEPSTELLTSTSTPRDTVTVEHSTLPPVTQTVTSLSAATSTDLTVGPTTESVTGTTGLSSSTSEKETVRPSSVEPSTDLLTSTSTSTSTVTFEHSTFTPVTQTVTSSLETSTYLSTASNTNPLTETAEPSTHSPVTDTRSSSSINSSTAPSRSTTSESVPETTDLSTHISLTESVFTTSPESSTNLISVSTAGTISSTIESSTNVNSVKLSSTSESPMDKTVCTTLGFFPNPNDCSKFFRCVQVDDVFTRIDFVCPDETVWDQELLRCNSVSVSHSNCKNSPPDIDDEPDMSGDDNMCPIGKLSGDQIALVCPTGFRKHPKYCNIFYQCTSESNLDINIALFACPEGTIYNHNEMQCVFASTANYRMFGCKNVLLNPMANSVPILTVPSTQLCPSEGSFSYHPGCSNAYFKCKRNRKGLLQGYLYKCPVDYVFSPFSRNCEPAKYFPLCLNPTQNFQTNSYSSGLYLTHHNIFYIGKQLS; encoded by the exons atgtGGAGGATCATCTGCCTTATAACTACTTTTTTAACGTTCGGATACGGTTTTTCTGATCCATCTGACAATACGTCTGAAGCTTTTCCACTGGAATACG AACTTGAAATACAAGATAGTTACACCTTCCATTTGTTCAAATGCGAGGAAGTGGGTAACTTTCCTCATCCTCTCAATTGCAAATTGTTTTATGAGTGTAGTTTATACAAGCATGGACGTTACCGTCGTTTCCTTCGTAAATGCAAGATAGGATTTGTCTTTTCGACAAATTTAGGCAAATGTACTTATCCTCAAGAAAGTGGGAGACCAGAATGCAGTGGTAAAGGAATCTTAACGACACCATCACGGCCTACAA AACATCCTTCATCTAAAATAACTAAAGTGCCCACGCATCGAACTACTACACGCAAAAATAAAACGCATTTAAAAACTACTATCTTACCGACTTTGCCACCGAAAATAGAGTGCCTTGCGGAAGGTTTCATGGCACATCCTACGGATTGTGCGAAatattacgtatgtatttcgCGAATCAATAATACATTTCAAGTCTTTGAAATGAAATGTAAACTTGGGACAATATGGgatcgagaaaaggaaatttgCAGCCATCGTTGGAAAGTACGAAACCCTCGTTGTGGCCCATATATTACAG ATGAACCAACTACTAGAAGTACTGAGGATGTTACCAAGGCTACACAGCATTCTACACATAAGCTAATAACTGAAATTCTTACGTCTACATCGATTCAACAAACAACAG GTTTAACTACTGGAACTGTTACTCAAACATCAGCGCATTCTGTAAGTACAGAAGCTACTGTAACAATTCCACCTTCATCGACTGATGCAAGAACTGATAAAAGTACTGAACCTGTTACTCAGACCACAGAATTAACACCTAAATCAATGACTGAGACAATTACACATTCATCAGTTAAACCATCGACAATCCTACCAACCAGTCCGAGTACTAAAGTCATTACAGAAACTAGATCGCCTTCATCGGCTGAATCCTCCACAGACCTATTAGTTGGGACAAGTACTGAATCTCTAACAGAGACTGCAGATGTGTCAACAAGTACACCAGTAACTCAAAAAGGTTCTTCATCGTCAGAGAAATCATCGACAGATCGAGCGTCTAGCACAAAAATTGATCCTTCATCGGTAGAACCATCGACAAAATCATTGACAAGTACAAGTACTCCAGTTGGCACGCTAACGGCAAAGTCTTCTACACTTACAACAGTAACAGAAGCTGTAACGTCTTCATCCATTAAGCCAGCAACAGATCTACTAGTTGGAACAAGTACTGAAAGTGTTACCGGAACTTCTGGGCTTTCAACGAGTACACAAGAAAATGAGACAGTTCGTCCATCTTCGGTTGAGCCATCCACAGATCTTTTGACGAGTACAAGTACTCCAGCAGGCACTGTAACAGTTGAGCATTCTACACTTCCACCAGTAACACAAACAGTAACGTCTTCATCCGATAAATCGTCTACAGATCTACTAGTTGGAACAACTACTGAAAGTGTTAGCAAAACTTCCGGACTTTCGACGAGTACATCAGAAAATGAGACAGTTCGACCTTCTTCAATTGAGCCATCTACAGACCTATTGACAAGTACAAATGTACCACCTAGTACCGTTACGGCAGAGCATACTACAAGGACatcggaaaaagaaacaacagaaCATACAACTGTTGACCCATCCACTAAAATAATAGTTGTTACAAGTACCATTATTGTCACTGAAAATCCACAGCATCCGACGAATACAACAGAGAATGAGACAGTTTCTCCTTCGTCGGTTGAGCCATCCACTGATCTTTTGACGAGTACCAGTACTCCAAGAGGCTCTGTAACAGTTGAACATTCTACACTTCCACCAGTAACACAAACAGTAACGTCCTCATCCGTTAAATCGTCTACAGACCTACCAGTTGGACCAACTACTGAAACCATTACTGAAACTACTGGACTTTCGTCGAGTACACCAGAAAGTGAGACCGTTCGACCTTCTTCACGTGAGCCATCCACCGAACTCTCGACGAGTACCAATACTCCAAGAGGCACTGTAACAGTTGAGCATTCTACACTTCCACCAGTAACACAAACAGTAACATCTTCATCGGCTGCAACAAGTACAGACCTAACAGTTGGACCAACTACTGAAACCATTACTAAAACTACTGGACTTTCGTCGAGTACACCAGAAAGTGAGACCGTTCGACCTTCTTCACGTGAGCCATCCACCGAACTCTCGACGAGTACCAATACTCCAAGAG GCACTGTAACAGTTGAACATTCTACACTTCCACAAGTAACACAAACAGCAACGTCTTCATCCGTTAAATCGTCTACAGACTTACTAGTTGGAACAACTACTGAAAGTGTCACCGGAACTACTGGGCTTTCGTCAAGTacatcagaaaaagaaactgttCGTTCTTCTTCGGTTGAGCCATCCACTGATCTTTTAACGAGTACCAGTACTCCAAGAGGCTCTGTAACAGTTGAACATTCTACACTTCCACCAGTAACACAAACAGTAACGTCCTCATCCGTTAAATCGTCTACAGACCTACCAGTTGGACCAACTACTGAAACCATTACTGAAACTACTGGACTTTCGTCGAGTACTCCAGAAAGTGAGACCGTTCGACCTTCTTCACGTGAGCCATCCACCGAACTCTCGACGAGTACCAATACTCCAAGAGGCACTGTAACAGTTGAGCATTCTACACTTCCACCAGTAACACAAACAGTAACATCTTCATCCGTTAAATCGTCTACAGACTTACTAGTTGGAACAACTACTGAAAGTGTTACCGGAACTACTGGGCTTTCATCAAGTacatcagaaaaagaaactgttCGTCCTTCTTCGGTTGAGCCATCCACTGATCTTTTGACGAGTACAAGTACTCCAAGAGGCACTGTAACAGTTGAACATTCTACACTTCCACCAGTAACACAAACAGTAACGTCCTCATCCGTTAAATCGTCTACAGACCTACCAGTTGGACCAACTACTGAAACCATTACTGAAACTACTGGACTTTCGTCGAGTACTCCAGAAAGTGAGACCGTTCGACCTTCTTCACGTGAGCCATCCACCGAACTCTCGACGAGTACCAATACTCCAAGAG GCACTGTAACAGTTGAACATTCTACACTTCCACAAGTAACACAAACAGCAACGTCTTCATCCGTTAAATCGTCTACAGACTTACTAGTTGGAACAACTACTGAAAGTGTTACCGGAACTACTGGGCTTTCATCAAGTacatcagaaaaagaaactgttCGTCCTTCTTCGGTTGAGCCATCCACCAATCTATTGACTAGTACAAGTACTCCAAGAGGCCCTGTAACAGTTGAGCATTCTACACTTCCACCAGTAACACAAACAGCAACGTCTTCATCCGTTAAATCGTCTACAGACCTACTAGTTGGAACAACTACTGAAAGTGATACCGGCACTTCAGTGCTTCCGACGAGTACAACAGAAAATGAGACAGTTCGTTCTTCTTCAATTGAGCCATCTACAGACCTGTTGACAAGTACAAATGTACCACCTAGTACGGTTACGGCAGAGCATACCACAAGGACATCGGAAAGAGAAACAACAGAACATTCAACTGTTGATCCATCCACTGAAATAATAGTTGTTACAAGTACCATAATTGTCACTGAAAATCCACAGCGTCCGACGAATACAGCACGGAATGAGACAGTTTCTCCTTCGTCGGTTGAGCCATCCACCGATCTATTGACGAGTACGAATACTCCAACAGGCACTGTAACAGTTGAGCATTCTACGCTTCCACCAGTAACAGAAACAGCAACGTCTTCTTCCTTTAAATCGTCTACAGAC CTAACAGTTGGACCAACTACTGAAAGTGTTACCGGAACTACTGGGCTTTCGTCAAGTacatcagaaaaagaaactgttCGTCCTTCTTCGGTTGAGCCATCCACCAATCTATTGACTAGTACAAGTACTTCTGCAGGCACTGTAACAGTTGAACATTCTACACTTCCCCCAGTAACACAAACAGCAACGTCTTCATCCTTGAAACCGGCTACAGATCTACTAGTTGGAACAACTACTGAAAGTGTTACTGAGACTTCTGGTCTTTCAAGGAGTACACCAGAAAATGAGACCGTTCGACCTTCTTCTCTTGAGCCATCCACCGAACTCTTGACGAGTACCAGTACTCCAAGAGACACTGTAACAGTTGAGCATTCTACACTTCCACCAGTAACACAAACAGTAACGTCTTCATCGGCTGCAACAAGTACAGACCTAACAGTTGGACCAACTACTGAAAGTGTTACCGGAACTACTGGGCTTTCGTCAAGTacatcagaaaaagaaactgttCGTCCTTCTTCGGTTGAGCCATCCACCAATCTATTGACTAGTACAAGTACTTCTGCAGGCACTGTAACAGTTGAACATTCTACACTTCCCCCAGTAACACAAACAGCAACGTCTTCATCCTTGAAACCGGCTACAGATCTACTAGTTGGAACAACTACTGAAAGTGTTACTGAGACTTCTGGTCTTTCAAGGAGTACACCAGAAAATGAGACCGTTCGACCTTCTTCTCTTGAGCCATCCACCGAACTCTTGACGAGTACCAGTACTCCAAGAGACACTGTAACAGTTGAGCATTCTACACTTCCACCAGTAACACAAACAGTAACGTCTTCATCGGCTGCAACAAGTACAGACCTAACAGTTGGACCAACTACTGAAAGTGTTACCGGAACTACTGGGCTTTCGTCAAGTacatcagaaaaagaaactgttCGTCCTTCTTCGGTTGAGCCATCCACCAATCTATTGACTAGTACAAGTACTTCTGCAGGCACTGTAACAGTTGAACATTCTACACTTCCCTCAGTAACACAAACAGCAACGTCTTCATCCTTGAAACCGGCTACAGATCTACTAGTTGGAACAACTACTGAAAGTGTTACTGAGACTTCTGGTCTTTCAAGGAGTACACCAGAAAATGAGACCGTTCGACCTTCTTCTCTTGAGCCATCCACCGAACTCTTGACGAGTACCAGTACTCCAAGAGACACTGTAACAGTTGAGCATTCTACACTTCCACCAGTAACACAAACAGTAACGTCTTTATCGGCTGCAACAAGTACAGAC CTAACAGTTGGACCAACTACTGAAAGTGTTACCGGAACTACTGGGCTTTCGTCAAGTacatcagaaaaagaaactgttCGTCCTTCTTCGGTTGAGCCATCCACCGATCTATTGACTAGTACAAGTACTTCTACAAGCACTGTAACATTTGAACATTCTACATTTACACCAGTAACACAAACTGTAACGTCTTCGTTAGAAACATCGACATATCTATCAACAGCTTCTAATACAAACCCTCTTACTGAAACTGCTGAGCCGTCAACACATTCACCAGTAACTGATACTCGTTCGTCTTCCTCCATTAATTCATCTACGGCTCCTTCTAGAAGTACTACTTCTGAGAGTGTTCCCGAAACGACAGATCTTTCTACACATATATCTTTAACCGAATCTGTCTTTACTACATCTCCTGAATCTTCAACAAACTTAATATCTGTTTCAACTGCTGGAACCATATCTTCTACTATAGAATCTTCAACTAATGTTAACTCCGTGAAACTGTCGTCTACTTCAGAATCTCCTATGGATAAAACAGTATGCACAACCCTTGGTTTCTTCCCGAATCCCAATGATTGCTCTAAGTTCTTCAGATGTGTCCAAGTTGACGATGTATTTACTAGAATCGATTTCGTTTGTCCCGATGAAACTGTTTGGGATCAAGAATTGTTACGTTGCAATTCTGTGTCTGTATCACATTCTAATTGTAAGAATAGTCCACCAGATATAGATGATGAACCTGATATGTCAGGGGACGATAACATGTGTCCTATTGGAAAATTATCTGGTGATCAAATAGCACTTGTTTGTCCTACAGGATTTCGAAAACATcctaaatattgtaatattttctacCAGTGCACATCTGAGAGTAATTTGGATATTAATATTGCCTTGTTTGCATGTCCCGAAGGTACGATTTACAATCATAATGAAATGCAATGTGTTTTCGCAAGTACGGCTAATTACCGTATGTTTGGCTGTAAGAATGTTCTTTTGAATCCAATGGCTAACTCAGTTCCTATC ttgACCGTTCCATCTACACAGCTTTGTCCATCCGAAGGCTCGTTCTCATATCATCCAGGTTGTTCAAATGCATACTTCAAATGCAAACGCAATCGAAAAGGCTTACTACAAGGCTATCTCTATAAATGTCCTGTTGATTACGTGTTCTCTCCGTTTTCAAGAAATTGCGAACCAGCAAAATATTTTCCACTTTGTTTAAATCCTACTCagaattttcaaacgaattcaTACTCTAGTGGTTTATATTTGACCCATCATAACATCTTTTATATTGGAAAACAATTatcttag